In a genomic window of Henningerozyma blattae CBS 6284 chromosome 9, complete genome:
- the FUB1 gene encoding Fub1p (similar to Saccharomyces cerevisiae YCR076C; ancestral locus Anc_6.349), which yields MDEIRDKLSLAIRIALLALDPKESEIRIWKIQNWESKDGNNQVETTLLAGTDLFVSVIGLNINDGKQCILSLFLGEAKDNKSLGQGVLDYKDDLKLDQEKFPVSIINYLHNKRHSDIIDIVRKKLQLKENHSLPKLEEHEYMKRALTPGVTDPKISISKDQQGLPRTTNSSGNPPDMPDFDDEYEMLGGKNPSQQNPYPGLNIAQPQASGYGQKDLYPTGERIPNLLDPLATSRPSNNGIMGPGSGGMSFDPLRDFQRQQDDANSQGNVGRMPGARWSDPFGKGNPGGGAFGSSGFGSGGFRPGEFGPGGFI from the coding sequence ATGGATGAAATCCGCGATAAATTAAGCTTAGCTATCAGAATTGCGCTTTTGGCTTTAGATCCCAAAGAAAGTGAAATTAGGATTTggaaaatacaaaattgGGAGTCTAAGGATGGTAATAACCAGGTAGAAACTACTTTATTAGCCGGTACTGATTTGTTTGTTAGTGTTATTGGTCTTAATATAAATGATGGAAAACAATGCATTCTTTCGTTATTCCTCGGAGAAGccaaagataataaatctcTAGGCCAAGGTGTTTTGGATTACaaagatgatttaaaattagaccaagaaaaatttcCAGTCTCTATAATAAACTATTTACACAACAAGAGACATTCTGATATTATTGACATTGTAAGAAAGAAActtcaattgaaagaaaatcATTCCTTACCTAAACTAGAAGAGCATGAATACATGAAGAGGGCATTAACTCCAGGTGTTACTGACCCAAAGATATCAATTTCCAAAGATCAGCAAGGATTACCGCGCACCACCAATTCATCAGGTAATCCACCAGATATGCCTGACtttgatgatgaatatGAAATGTTAGGCGGAAAGAACCCCAGTCAACAGAATCCTTACCCTGGCTTGAATATTGCACAGCCCCAAGCAAGCGGGTATGGTCAAAAAGATTTATACCCTACTGGAGAGCGTATTCCAAATCTTTTAGATCCACTAGCTACCTCTCGTCCTTCAAATAATGGTATTATGGGACCTGGCTCAGGTGGAATGTCATTTGATCCATTAAGAGATTTCCAAAGACAACAAGATGATGCTAATAGCCAAGGTAACGTTGGACGGATGCCAGGAGCACGCTGGTCAGACCCATTTGGCAAAGGAAATCCAGGTGGCGGTGCATTTGGATCCAGTGGATTTGGCTCTGGTGGGTTTAGACCTGGAGAATTTGGACCCGGAggatttatttaa
- the PTC6 gene encoding type 2C protein phosphatase PTC6 (similar to Saccharomyces cerevisiae PTC6 (YCR079W); ancestral locus Anc_6.353): protein MNSVTSVTRPYLLLRPAIFQNQTLQKVSAGAKKETAVNNSKKVNSNMLLKLNLKKFPNLLGHSTSRINRLYNEDAYSCNIISFPSLQQDVDIMRTGKSKNNDIFKNNRILNLSVFDGHGGEGRVSKLLAEKLHLRLSTELPTKKKFFDLLKEYKDIVGGEYWEVLYKNRFKFYDKYIKHCNTKIDLVLFADKGKEKNSNSTWAESPIGSRMIFDKYGNIIDKTSLLTEYQRLRFYYTYLKFDLEECCGHKRHGSVTNINQNIYDQFEQFPGGSTATSIFLTPFDIQSNRSVIHDDSFIVRPTSLLKLVVTQIGDSKAIICDSNGIAHSLSKPHNASSEREIKRLYKQPEKRKNLSIAKMKTAPIIEPEVETDSFGDKRFLDTFANTRSFGDIIAKNKGLSAEPELYSYLIGPTIDLPHSEKSKLQFGGDECFIILISDGVYNVIPDQELVDLITSTVNNRGLKTATPQYITDEIIKYVYAIGGRDADNATCVLLRLPNWGNWPSIDRTGKIREEKLMHTFSGDRNMS, encoded by the coding sequence ATGAATTCTGTGACTAGTGTGACTAGACCCTATTTACTTTTACGACCTgctattttccaaaatcaAACCCTACAGAAGGTTTCAGCAGGagcaaaaaaagaaacagcTGTGAATAATAGCAAGAAGGTCAATAGTAATatgttattaaaattaaatttaaagaagttCCCTAACTTATTAGGTCATTCAACAAGTAGGATCAACAGGTTGTATAATGAGGATGCATATTCATGTAATATCATCTCATTCCCTTCGCTTCAACAAGATGTAGATATTATGAGAACAGGAAAATCAAAAAACAACgatatctttaaaaataatagaattttaAACCTTTCAGTATTTGATGGTCATGGTGGCGAAGGCAGAGTTTCTAAATTGTTGGCAGAGAAACTTCATTTGCGTTTATCAACTGAATTACCAACCAAGAAGAAAttctttgatttattaaaagaatataagGATATAGTAGGGGGAGAATATTGGGAGGTATTGTATAAAAATAGGTTCAAATTTtatgataaatatataaaacatTGTAATACTAAAATAGATCTGGTGTTATTTGCTGATAAGGGgaaagaaaagaattcaaattccACTTGGGCAGAATCTCCAATAGGATCTAGGATGATTTTTGACAAATatggtaatattattgataagaCAAGTCTATTAACTGAATATCAAAGATTAAGATTCTACTACACGTACTTAAAATTTGACTTAGAAGAATGTTGTGGACACAAGAGGCATGGAAGCGTCACGAATAtcaatcaaaatatttatgatCAATTTGAACAGTTTCCTGGTGGTTCTACTGCaacttcaatttttctGACACCCTTCGATATCCAATCCAATAGATCGGTTATTCATGATGATTCCTTTATTGTAAGGCCAACCTCCCTTTTGAAATTGGTAGTAACTCAGATTGGAGATTCAAAAGCAATAATTTGTGATTCAAATGGTATTGCCCATAGTTTATCAAAACCTCATAATGCCTCATCAGAGagagaaattaaaagacTATATAAACAACCtgagaaaagaaaaaatttatctatTGCCAAAATGAAGACTGCTCCAATAATTGAACCAGAAGTAGAAACTGATTCATTCGGTGATAAACGCTTTTTGGATACATTTGCTAATACGAGATCGTTTGGTGATATTATTGCCAAGAATAAAGGATTGTCTGCTGAACCAGAGCTGTACTCCTATTTAATTGGCCCTACTATTGATTTACCACATTCTGAAAAGTCAAAACTACAATTTGGAGGTGATGaatgttttattatattaatttctgATGGGGTGTATAATGTCATACCTGATCAGGAATTAGTTGATTTAATCACTTCAACTGTAAATAATCGTGGTTTAAAGACAGCGACACCTCAATATATCACCGATgagattattaaatatgtaTACGCCATTGGTGGAAGGGACGCTGATAATGCAACATGTGTGCTATTAAGATTGCCTAATTGGGGTAATTGGCCATCGATTGATAGGACAGGTAAAATCAGAGAAGAAAAACTTATGCATACATTCTCTGGGGACCGGAACATGTCatga